In a single window of the Arthrobacter zhangbolii genome:
- a CDS encoding dihydrolipoyl dehydrogenase family protein gives MTETLQTDVIVIGAGAVGENAADRVVRGGLSAILVEADLVGGECSYWACMPSKALLRPGTALAEARAVAGSREAVTGALDTGAVLDRRNSFTSQWDDAGQADWVADAGIELVRGWARLSAPREVDVRTTDSRTLRISARHAVVLATGSTPTPPPLPGLDTVDYWGTREATSAQEIPGRLVVIGGGVSGVELAQAYARLGSAVTLLARGPLLKSFPEPARNLVEQGLKNAGVDVRTNTSPASVRGADDGGVHLELEGGESVAADKLLVSTGRRPALADLGLDEVGLDPRTLEVDDSGQVAGVDGGWLYAVGDAAGKVLLTHQGKYEARTAGDAIAARAAGKPAPASAAWTRYTATADKYAVPQVVFTDPELAMVGRTVEQARADGLNVSETSLDIAVAGSALYADDYTGWAQMVVDEDRRVLVGVTFAGPGVSELLHAATIAIVGEVPLDRLWHAVPAYPTISEVWLRLLEKYGL, from the coding sequence ATGACTGAGACTCTGCAGACCGACGTAATTGTTATCGGCGCCGGCGCCGTCGGCGAAAACGCGGCAGACCGCGTTGTCCGGGGCGGACTTTCCGCCATCCTCGTTGAAGCGGATCTGGTGGGCGGCGAGTGCTCGTACTGGGCCTGCATGCCTTCGAAGGCACTCCTGCGACCCGGCACCGCACTGGCCGAGGCCCGGGCAGTGGCCGGTTCCCGCGAAGCCGTCACCGGCGCCTTGGACACCGGCGCCGTACTGGACCGCCGGAATTCCTTCACCTCTCAGTGGGATGATGCCGGGCAGGCCGACTGGGTCGCCGACGCCGGGATCGAGCTGGTCCGCGGGTGGGCACGGCTGAGCGCACCGCGCGAAGTGGACGTCCGGACCACCGACAGCCGGACCCTGCGCATTTCCGCACGCCACGCCGTCGTGCTGGCCACAGGGTCCACGCCTACCCCTCCCCCGCTTCCGGGGCTGGACACCGTTGATTACTGGGGAACCCGGGAAGCGACCTCCGCACAGGAGATTCCCGGCCGGCTCGTGGTGATCGGCGGCGGAGTTTCCGGCGTGGAGCTGGCCCAGGCCTACGCCCGGCTCGGTTCGGCCGTCACGCTGCTCGCCCGCGGCCCCCTCCTGAAATCCTTTCCGGAACCGGCGCGCAACCTGGTGGAGCAGGGACTGAAGAACGCCGGCGTGGACGTACGGACCAACACTTCCCCCGCCTCGGTCCGGGGAGCCGACGACGGCGGCGTCCACCTTGAGCTCGAGGGCGGTGAAAGCGTAGCGGCAGACAAACTGCTGGTTTCCACCGGCCGCCGCCCGGCACTGGCGGACCTCGGCCTGGACGAGGTGGGCCTGGATCCACGCACCCTGGAAGTCGATGACTCGGGACAGGTGGCGGGTGTGGACGGCGGCTGGCTGTATGCCGTGGGCGATGCCGCCGGAAAGGTACTGCTTACCCACCAGGGGAAATACGAAGCCCGCACCGCGGGTGATGCCATTGCAGCCCGGGCTGCCGGGAAACCCGCGCCTGCCTCGGCTGCCTGGACCCGCTACACCGCCACCGCGGACAAGTACGCCGTACCGCAGGTGGTGTTTACCGATCCCGAGCTCGCCATGGTGGGGCGCACCGTTGAACAGGCACGGGCCGACGGGCTCAACGTGTCCGAAACCTCGCTGGACATTGCCGTGGCGGGCTCAGCGCTGTATGCGGATGATTACACCGGCTGGGCGCAGATGGTGGTGGATGAGGACCGCCGCGTACTGGTCGGGGTGACCTTTGCCGGCCCGGGCGTCTCGGAGCTGCTGCATGCGGCCACCATCGCCATTGTTGGCGAAGTACCCCTGGACCGTTTGTGGCACGCCGTCCCGGCCTACCCCACCATCAGCGAAGTATGGCTGAGGCTGCTGGAGAAATACGGGCTGTAG